In Sulfuriferula plumbiphila, the genomic window GTTTGACGGTGTCGCGTTTGTAGTCGTCGAGGTCATCCCATTTGTTCACCGCCACCACCAGCGCACGCCCGGTCTCCAGTATGAACCCGGCCATGTGCGCGTCCTGCTCGGAAATGTCGGTTTGCGCATCCAGCACCAGCACCACCACGTTGGCGTCTTCGATGGCCTGCAGGGTCTTGACCACGGAGAATTTCTCGATAGCCTCGAAAATCTTGCCGCGGCGGCGTACTCCGGCAGTATCGATCAGGGTGTATTTCTTGCCGGCGCGTTCAAAATCGATGTGGATGCTGTCGCGCGTGGTGCCGGGCTGGTCGAAGGCGATGACCCGCTCTTCGCCGAGGAGCGTATTGACCAGGGTGGATTTGCCCACGTTGGGGCGGCCGACGATGGCGATTTTCGGGTGTTTGTCGGACTCGTCCTCAGTGGCATCGGGAAAGTCCTCCAGCGCCAGTTCCACCAGTTCCTGCACCCCTTCGCCGTGGCTGGCGGAGATGGCCAGCGGGTCGCCCAGCGCCAGTTCATGGAATTCGGCGGTCACCACTTCACGGCGCATGCCTTCGGCTTTGTTCACTACCAGATACACCGGACGCCCGCTCTGGCGCAGGCGGTCGGCGATGATTTTGTCCTGTGCGGTGCAGCCGGTGCGGACGTCCACCATGAACAGGATGACATCGGCCTCGTCCACGGCCTGCAGGGTCTGGCGTGCCATTTCGTGCATGATGCCGTCTTTGACCACCGGCTCGAAGCCGCCGGTATCCACCACCAGGTAGGGCTTGTCGCCCACTTTGCCGTGGCCGTAATGGCGGTCACGGGTGAGGCCTGGGATGTCTGCAACGATGGCGTCACGGGTCCTGGTCAGGCGGTTGAACAGGGTGGATTTGCCCACATTGGGACGGCCGACCAGTACGAGAGTAGGTTTCATGGTGTATTCACTGCCGTGCATCCGGCGGCGATTGGTTCCGGTTTATTGGCTACAAAGCAAGC contains:
- the der gene encoding ribosome biogenesis GTPase Der; the protein is MKPTLVLVGRPNVGKSTLFNRLTRTRDAIVADIPGLTRDRHYGHGKVGDKPYLVVDTGGFEPVVKDGIMHEMARQTLQAVDEADVILFMVDVRTGCTAQDKIIADRLRQSGRPVYLVVNKAEGMRREVVTAEFHELALGDPLAISASHGEGVQELVELALEDFPDATEDESDKHPKIAIVGRPNVGKSTLVNTLLGEERVIAFDQPGTTRDSIHIDFERAGKKYTLIDTAGVRRRGKIFEAIEKFSVVKTLQAIEDANVVVLVLDAQTDISEQDAHMAGFILETGRALVVAVNKWDDLDDYKRDTVKREISRKLQFLEFAKFHYISALKGNGVGGLIGSVDIAYAAAMAKLPTPQLTRILMDAVTAHQPPKSGPFRPKPRYAHQGGMNPPLIVVHGSALDKISASYKRYLEKTFRQAFKLEGTPLRVQFNVGANPFADKKPAPLSESEKRQAHRKRMVGRKLYGKQRKKD